CAGAAAAGAAGGTGTCTTCTCTTCATGACAAGGTGAATAATAGACTAGCTGTTTTCCAGCTGTTTTTACTGGCATATGTCCTTTGCTTAACAAATAATCCGTAATGGCTATCTGTTTTATTCGTTCAAGTTCTTGTGATGCTATCATTGTTTTTTCTTTTAGCGGCTTAAATTCTTCTTACTCGTTTACTCAGTGCAATTTCCATCTTATTTTCAATTAGTTAGCTTCAAAATGTCGAGTAATGACTATTTGATGGCTACTCGCTTTTATGCTAATTTTCGAGCTTTCAGTAACTACGAGTAAATAATTATTTACTCAGTATTATACTTTATAAAATATTGATTTACAGAAGCATGTCAACTATCGAGTAATCGAGTAGGTAGTTTATTATTTCAGTCGAATGTAATACCCTTTCTCAGTGTATTTCTTTTGAGTGTTGTACGTTGAAACCTGGTTGAAGCCTAATATTTGAAGTGCTTTACCAATCTGATTCCGGTAAAGCTTTAAGGTGACTTTCGTGCGTAGATTTTCTTCAATGTCTGCTGCGGTATAGAACTCCGCCCCCTGCTCTCCTTTTTCCGCTGGTTCGTAAAACTTGCTAATCGTTTCCATTTCCGTTGTCGTTCGTAAGAACTTACGGTTGTAAAGTTCTAAGGTTTTGGTTTCGTCATTTGTCATATCCTGCTTAAATGCCGAATCCTTTAACAGGGCATATGCTTGGGACCAAACTAAATCAATATTGACTTGAGCCATATAGCCGTTTGAACCGCCATTATCATGCTGTATTTCCTTGACAATGAACGGTAACCAGCGTACGTTACCTGTCTCATCTGTGAGAAACTCAAACTGGTTTGTACTAGCTACAAAGCTAGCTCTTCTTTGAAAGGCCGTTTCCACATTTTGAAAGAGAGGACGGTACTTCACAATACTTTCTGATAGAACCGTTTTAAACTCGTTATTCAGCTCTTTCTTGTCAAAGGAAGCTAGTTCATCCAGGTTCACCATGAAGTTCTGCACCAGTGAAAATTTGCCTTCTTTGGAGCCAAAATCAAACCCTTTCTTCGCATAGTTTTTTAAAGCGTTGGGAATGAGAAAATCTAAAAACGTAGTTTTGCCATCATTCTGTTTGCCGACTAATGTTAAGCATTGTTTGTTAAAAGGTGCACCACCAATTGCCTGCCCTACACAACGCACTAGCCACTTTTTAAACATGGCTTTCCACCAGATACTATCCTCAGTTTTTACATAACTGGCTAATATGTCAATGTAGTCTGGCTGAGTCAAATTCCAGTTTGGCAAACTTTGAAAATACACCTCGAAGGGGTCATATCGTGGAATCGCTTTTGAACCGAACAAAGCTCGTAAGGCATCCTTGAACCCTTTTAAGCCACATTCATAAAGCTCCAATTCAACATCACATAAATTCACTAATTCCCATTCGGTGACTTTTTTTGGTTTTCGTTCTAACTGGTTTGAAACCACATCAACCCTATAATCATATTCAGCAAATAAATAATGACGGATTCGGTATATAATAGGCTGAATTTCAACCTTTTGTTTGCTATTTTGACTGAATTCCATAAATTTGTTCCATTAATTACCATAAGATTTATGTTGAAAGCCACTCCCTTCTAGGGAGTGGCTTTTTATTACATGGCTTTCCGGCCAATACCCTCATTCTCCTTCCGTTCCCGAAACTCCTGAATATGCCGAATAACCGCTTCCTCGGTTCGCTCCGTATAGTATTGCTCCGTTGTGCTGGTTTTTTTGTGGCCTAACATGGTTGCCACACTGGTCAAAGGGACACCATTAGCGATGTAATAAGAAGCGCAGGTTTTGCGAGCTACATGGGTTGTAAGCCGAACTGAAATAAGACAAGTGGCTTGAATCTCTTTTAGAATTCGGTTCATGACCTGATTGGCATAAACGGGCAGCAAACGGTTTCGCCGAAGACAATCTTCATGATTGGCATACTTCTTTAAAATTTGTAAAGCTTGCGGCACTACTGGAATGATACAATCATTGCCGTTCTTGCTCCGTTTAATCTTGATGAGCTGGTCACCATTCTCTAAGGTGAGAAGGTGAGTTGAGTTGAGTTTGCTTACATCAACATACGCTAGCCCCGTATAGCAGCAAAACAAAAACACGTCTCGAACGTAATTATATTCTTGGCTGAAGAACTGCGTTTCTTGTAGAAGGAGAATATCTTTTTCTTTGAGAGCTACAACCGCTTTCCGTTCTCGTTTAGGCCGAAAGAAAGCAAAAGGGTTTTTTTCAAGCCACTCATTAGCAATCGCATAATTTAGCGTTCGTTTTAAGAATTCAGCGTGTAAAACGGCGTGATTGTGTCCATGTCCGAAAGTCTTCTTACAAAAGGTGACAATTGAGTATGCGTCAATTGGCTTAAGGTCTGAAAGCTTCAAATACGGATTTTGACGAGATGTAAGAATGTACTGCTTAATGCGCTCAACCAAATATCGCTTTTTTTCAACCGTCTTGCGTTCAAAATCAATACCTAACAGTGCTTCAAATTCATCTTTATAGAATTTATCCAAGCACTCAATTACAGTGGGTTTATTGGGCTCTATACTTGATTTGTCTACCACTACCTTCTTAAGCTCTCTTAAGTCGGGAGTCCGTTTGGTCAGTAAAAAGTCCGTAAATGCACGCTGAAAGTCTGATTTTAACGCTTGCAAATAAGCCGTTGCCGATTCATCATTCAAAACCGTAAACGTTTTTGTATCAAGCTGTCTCGGACTACAAGTAACACCTGTACTAAAAGCCAAGTTACGACCATTGTAATGAAGCTTTAGGTAAATAGTCAAACCGCGTTGATAGAGTTGAACTGTTAAACGCTTCATTCGAACTTTTTCAGTGGCATCAGGTAAATGCTTTATCTTTGCCATAATCAATCAATGTTTCAATGGATGTTGGTTGAAAAATGAAGCCCGTACTCGTTGGCAGACGATTACGGGCATTTTGTTTACAGAAGACTTTCCAAGGGTACCTCAAAAAAATTAGCCAGATTACGAGCTTCAAAGCCAAAAATTGGCTTCTCCCCTCTTACCAACTGTCCAAATCTTTTTTGATTAATCCCTACAGAATCATAGAATCGACGATCTGGTTTAAATTTGCCTTTGATAGAGTCTTCGTACCTAGTCAAGGCTCTAGAAACAGATGTTTGCTTATTTGTTTTCATTATCATCTTTTTTTGATGACAATATTAGGTATAAACTTTAACAATTATCAAAAAATGATAACAAAATTATTATCATTTTTTGATAATTGCTTGACAATCAGAATATATCTATCATTGCATATTATCAATTTTTGACTATGAATATAGCGGAAAATATAAAAGCTATACGCGAGAGTAAGGGCATCAAGCAGAGCGAATTGGCACGAGCCTTGGGTGTAGAACCGACAAATTATCCTCGAATTGAAAAGAGAGATAAGCGTCTTACCATTGAAATGTTAGAGAAAATTGCCAAAGCTCTTGGAGTATCAGTGTATGAATTATTGGACAACAACTCAAACCAAGATATTGTCAGATTACAAGAGTTAGAAAATAAGGTACTGAGGCTAAGAACCGCCAACAAGGTCCTAAGGAAGAAAAATGACTTACTTTATAAATTGATGTCCTTGTTCCACCGTCAATCAAACCTTTTTATTGATGAGTACAACAAGAGAATTGACGAAGATGATGATTATATGGACTATGAAGAAATAAAAAGACAGGCGAAAGAGTTAGGGCTAGACATAGAAGAGGATGAGGTATGACAAGTATTGGCTTATTGCACATTAATTGAGATAAATAGAGCTTATGTTTGCGATTGGCAACTATAAAAAATATATTGAAATACTAAAGCAAAGCTTAAAACATCGTAAGGAGCTAAAATAATTATTTACCTCTTGCATAATATCAAAACATGAGTGATTATGCTTGGAAATGAATAACATGATTGTAAGCTTAATTAAAAACTTTACTATTAACTCGTAAAATGATGGATTTAGGGAGTAAGGAAGAAGAGAGAAAGACGGTCAGCTTGCATAGATTGTACTTGGACCCTAATAACTTTAGGTTTATTGATAAGGCTGATTATGTCAAGGTATCAGATGAAAAAATTAAAGATGCGCAAATACAAAAGCGGACTAGAAGATTTATTTCAGGCACAAATAATGAAGAAATAGATGACTTGATCCGAAGCTATAAAACGAATGGCTACCTACCTGTTGATCAAATCCAAGCAAGGCCGTTAGATGATTCTTCTTATCTAGTAATTGAAGGCAATAGACGAATAACAGCTCTGAAGTATTTAGAAGAGAGATTTGAAGCAGGAGATGATATAGGAAACTTAAATCCATCGATATTTGCAAAGGTACCAATTATAATTACTAGAGGGGTTGATGAAAGCCATTACAAAATACTTATGGGGCTAAAGCACATAAGTGGAAATAAAAAGTGGCCATCAATTAATCAAGCTCAGCTTCTTAGGACTCTTTTGAATGAGGGTATGACAAAGCAAGAGATTAAAGATGCTCTTGGTATTTCTACGGTCACTCTTAACAGATATTTAAAATCTTTAGCCTTAGTAGACCAATATAAAGACAGCGAACTCGGTGATCAGTTCAGATCAGAAAAATTTAATATATTTTCAGAGGTCATTAAACAACCTAAAATAATGTTCTGGCTAGGGTGGGACGACTACGAAGCTAAAGCCAAGAATGTTTTTAACCTTAACAGGTTTTTTTCGTGGATATCAAGTGAAGACGATTTGCAGTTAGACGGAGATGACGATGTTGTTAAAACTCTTGAACCAATAATAAATCGCGGAGATGATATAAGAGAACTGGCACAATTGATTAGTGATGAAAAGTTGCTAGAAAAGATGGAATTATCACGATCAATATCGCAAGCTTATTTAGCAAGTGATAAGATAAGCAGTGATAAGTTTTCAAACAGTCTAGAAATAATTGAAAAACAACTTGGCGATGCGTTTAACTTTGTTAATTATGCTAACGACGAAAGTAAAGAAAAACTAAAGTCAATTAGAAGAAAGTTTGAGGGTTTATTAACTACTCAAGGTTCTTCAGAAGTACTTGTCAATAGAGATATAAAAAGGGATATCTTTATAAGATACACTGATTCACATTTCTCATCTATCAATGTAGAAAATTACAAAAGGTTAAAAACATTGTCTTTAAATAACTTAAATAGGATAAACCTTATTGGAGGGGATAACAACTCAGGAAAATCTTCATTACTTGAAGCGGTTTACC
This Larkinella insperata DNA region includes the following protein-coding sequences:
- a CDS encoding AAA family ATPase — translated: MMDLGSKEEERKTVSLHRLYLDPNNFRFIDKADYVKVSDEKIKDAQIQKRTRRFISGTNNEEIDDLIRSYKTNGYLPVDQIQARPLDDSSYLVIEGNRRITALKYLEERFEAGDDIGNLNPSIFAKVPIIITRGVDESHYKILMGLKHISGNKKWPSINQAQLLRTLLNEGMTKQEIKDALGISTVTLNRYLKSLALVDQYKDSELGDQFRSEKFNIFSEVIKQPKIMFWLGWDDYEAKAKNVFNLNRFFSWISSEDDLQLDGDDDVVKTLEPIINRGDDIRELAQLISDEKLLEKMELSRSISQAYLASDKISSDKFSNSLEIIEKQLGDAFNFVNYANDESKEKLKSIRRKFEGLLTTQGSSEVLVNRDIKRDIFIRYTDSHFSSINVENYKRLKTLSLNNLNRINLIGGDNNSGKSSLLEAVYLLCILNDIFSFTEIFRRRGKFFNDLPSLWLAKQISGKKSVSGVFDGKSVSSSFNTSNENDDFDKSSYLTSIYLESFIGNARFDSRLRLFENKDSQAFFPQILNLCNVKYSSPFSIHNREDLIASHERSIETKAIDKILDFIKNKIDKDIQNIELTGEGDTQRFLVSHKHFKEAIDITQFGDGLQRVFHIALLFASAQNGILLIDEIENAIHHDLYIEFTRFIEEMASDFNVQLFITSHSKECINSFFINGNTNNNISAYRLIEQDGNLVCLYTEGSRFGRLIENFDADLRG
- a CDS encoding helix-turn-helix domain-containing protein, with the protein product MNIAENIKAIRESKGIKQSELARALGVEPTNYPRIEKRDKRLTIEMLEKIAKALGVSVYELLDNNSNQDIVRLQELENKVLRLRTANKVLRKKNDLLYKLMSLFHRQSNLFIDEYNKRIDEDDDYMDYEEIKRQAKELGLDIEEDEV
- a CDS encoding site-specific integrase, producing MAKIKHLPDATEKVRMKRLTVQLYQRGLTIYLKLHYNGRNLAFSTGVTCSPRQLDTKTFTVLNDESATAYLQALKSDFQRAFTDFLLTKRTPDLRELKKVVVDKSSIEPNKPTVIECLDKFYKDEFEALLGIDFERKTVEKKRYLVERIKQYILTSRQNPYLKLSDLKPIDAYSIVTFCKKTFGHGHNHAVLHAEFLKRTLNYAIANEWLEKNPFAFFRPKRERKAVVALKEKDILLLQETQFFSQEYNYVRDVFLFCCYTGLAYVDVSKLNSTHLLTLENGDQLIKIKRSKNGNDCIIPVVPQALQILKKYANHEDCLRRNRLLPVYANQVMNRILKEIQATCLISVRLTTHVARKTCASYYIANGVPLTSVATMLGHKKTSTTEQYYTERTEEAVIRHIQEFRERKENEGIGRKAM
- a CDS encoding VapE domain-containing protein is translated as MEFSQNSKQKVEIQPIIYRIRHYLFAEYDYRVDVVSNQLERKPKKVTEWELVNLCDVELELYECGLKGFKDALRALFGSKAIPRYDPFEVYFQSLPNWNLTQPDYIDILASYVKTEDSIWWKAMFKKWLVRCVGQAIGGAPFNKQCLTLVGKQNDGKTTFLDFLIPNALKNYAKKGFDFGSKEGKFSLVQNFMVNLDELASFDKKELNNEFKTVLSESIVKYRPLFQNVETAFQRRASFVASTNQFEFLTDETGNVRWLPFIVKEIQHDNGGSNGYMAQVNIDLVWSQAYALLKDSAFKQDMTNDETKTLELYNRKFLRTTTEMETISKFYEPAEKGEQGAEFYTAADIEENLRTKVTLKLYRNQIGKALQILGFNQVSTYNTQKKYTEKGYYIRLK